From the genome of Vitis riparia cultivar Riparia Gloire de Montpellier isolate 1030 chromosome 2, EGFV_Vit.rip_1.0, whole genome shotgun sequence, one region includes:
- the LOC117928081 gene encoding pentatricopeptide repeat-containing protein At4g22760, with product MEPRCLFSKLSTISLSVKQAKQVHALILIHGLSHLEPILARQILLSASNYSATVAQYVHSVLHHSKSPDSFSWACAIRFSTQHGQFKEAFALYVQMQRWGLCPTTFALSSALKACARIAYRMGGLSIHGQVQKFGFSGGGDGIYVETALVDFYCKLGDMEIARKMFDEMAERNVVSWNSMLAGYLKSGDLVVAQRVFDEIPQKDVISWNSMISGYARAGDMLKASSLFQQMPERNFASWNAMISGYVEFGDIDSARSFFDAMPQRNNVSWMTMISGYSKCGDVDSACELFDQVGGKDLLLFNAMIACYAQNSRPKEALKLFNNMLNPYVNVQPDEMTLASVISACSQLGDLRFGPWIESYMRRLGIEMDGHLATALLDLYAKCGSIDKAYELFHGLRKKDLVAYTAMILGCGINGKAIDAIKLFDEMVDAQIFPNSITFTGLLTAYNHAGLVEEGYRCFTSMKKYNLVPSVDHYGIMVDLFGRAGRLQEALELIKSMPMQPHAGVWGALLLACRLHNNVEFGEIAAQHCFELEPDTTGYRSLLSNIYASGERWDDVKRLRKVTKEKGFSKIPGCSWMESA from the coding sequence ATGGAACCCAGATGCTTATTTTCCAAACTGAGCACAATCTCTTTATCAGTGAAGCAAGCAAAGCAAGTTCACGCACTAATACTGATCCATGGTCTGAGCCATCTGGAGCCAATCTTGGCCCGCCAAATCCTCCTTTCTGCCTCAAACTACTCTGCAACTGTCGCTCAATATGTCCATTCTGTCCTCCACCATTCCAAGTCTCCAGACTCCTTCTCATGGGCTTGCGCAATTCGTTTCTCCACCCAGCATGGCCAATTCAAAGAGGCTTTTGCTCTTTATGTTCAAATGCAGAGGTGGGGACTGTGCCCCACCACATTTGCTCTGTCTTCTGCTCTGAAGGCGTGTGCTAGAATTGCGTACAGAATGGGTGGGCTTTCCATTCATGGTCAGGTTCAGAAATTCGGGTttagtggtggtggtgatgggaTTTATGTGGAGACTGCTCTGGTGGATTTTTACTGCAAACTGGGTGATATGGAGATTGCACGGAAGATGTTTGATGAAATGGCTGAGAGGAATGTGGTTTCGTGGAATTCGATGTTAGCTGGGTATCTGAAGTCCGGGGATTTAGTGGTGGCCCAGAGGGTGTTTGATGAGATTCCGCAGAAAGATGTTATTTCGTGGAATTCGATGATTTCGGGATATGCCAGAGCAGGGGATATGCTAAAGGCGTCATCGTTGTTTCAACAAATGCCCGAGAGGAATTTCGCTTCTTGGAATGCGATGATTAGTGGGTATGTGGAGTTTGGGGACATAGATTCTGCTAGAAGCTTTTTTGATGCAATGCCGCAGAGAAATAATGTTTCTTGGATGACCATGATTTCTGGGTACTCAAAATGTGGGGATGTTGATTCTGCATGCGAACTATTTGATCAGGTCGGTGGGAAAGATCTGCTCTTATTTAATGCCATGATAGCTTGCTATGCTCAAAATAGTAGACCGAAGGAGGCTCTTAAGCTATTTAACAATATGCTTAATCCATATGTAAATGTTCAACCAGATGAGATGACTTTGGCTAGTGTTATATCTGCATGTTCTCAGTTAGGAGACTTGAGATTTGGGCCCTGGATCGAGTCATATATGAGAAGACTCGGAATTGAAATGGATGGTCATTTGGCCACTGCTTTACTTGACTTGTATGCAAAGTGTGGAAGCATTGATAAGGCATATGAATTGTTCCATGGTTTGAGAAAGAAGGATTTAGTTGCTTATACTGCAATGATCTTGGGGTGTGGCATAAATGGTAAAGCTATTGATGCAATCAAGTTGTTTGATGAGATGGTAGATGCCCAGATTTTCCCAAATTCAATCACCTTCACTGGGCTATTAACCGCCTATAACCATGCTGGTTTGGTTGAAGAAGGCTACCGTTGCTTTACCTCCATGAAAAAGTATAATCTTGTGCCTTCGGTTGATCATTATGGAATCATGGTTGATCTTTTTGGTAGGGCAGGAAGGCTACAAGAAGCACTTGAGCTAATAAAGAGTATGCCCATGCAGCCTCATGCTGGGGTTTGGGGAGCTTTGCTTCTTGCTTGCAGGTTGCATAATAATGTTGAGTTTGGGGAGATTGCAGCTCAGCATTGCTTCGAATTGGAGCCTGATACAACTGGTTATCGTTCTCTTCTTTCCAATATTTATGCATCTGGTGAGAGGTGGGATGATGTCAAGAGATTGAGAAAGGTCACGAAGGAGAAGGGATTTTCCAAAATACCTGGTTGCAGTTGGATGGAATCTGCTTGA